The nucleotide sequence GCACCATCAAGGCGACCCCCGGTTCGGTCAACCTGCCGGTGGTGTGCGCGGGCGCCATGGTGTCCGCCGGAGACGTGGTGGTGGCCGACGATGACGGCGTCGTCATCGTGCCGCGCCGCCGTGCGGGGGAGGTTGCCCAGGCTTGCGACGCGCGCCTGCAGAAGGAAGCCCTGAACCGCAAGCGCCTGGCCGCGGGGGAATTGGGGCTGGACATCTATGGCATGCGCGATAAGCTGCGCGAAGCCGGACTGGTATACGTGGATAGCGAGGCCGATCTGCCCTGATGGCGGACGAACCTCGTTGAAGGCCGGGCTCTGCCGACGCGCAGCCCGGCTTTTTTTTTATGCAGCCACGGAGTGCCGTGCTTTGCCACTCTTATATAATACATAAGACACCCCGCCCGGTCCGCCGTCCGCAGCCGTGGACGGCGGTGTCGAAGCCGTCCCCCGTCCCGCAACTTCTCCATGGATCTTCAGGCATGAAGCCCGCAGCCCATCCCGCAGCGCCCATGATCGAGCAGCCGCTCGCCGATCCTCCCACCGTCTGGCAGCTGTTCATCGGGTTTTTCTGGCTGGGCATGACGGCGTTCGGCGGCGCGCTGCCGCTGGCCCGCCGCATGGTGGTGGAAAAGCACAGGTGGATCTCCAGCGAAGAGTTCACCACGCTGCTGGGGCTGTGCCAGTTCCTTCCCGGCGGCAACATCATCAACCTGTCGGTCGCGCTGGGCATGCGCTTTCGCGGCGTGCCGGGGGCGGTGGGCGCGATGCTGGGCTTCGTGCTCGTGCCCACCATCGTGGTAATGATGCTGGGCGTGGTCTACGAGCATTACCAGGACGATCCGCACGTGAGGCACCTGTTCGCGGGGCTGGCGGCCGCGGCGGCGGGCCTGCTGATTTCGCTCACCTTCAAGATAGGCGCGCCCTTGCTGAAGAATCGCTGGGGCATGGCGGTCGCGGTGCTGTGCTTTATCGCCATCGCCGTGCTGCGCGTGCCGCTGCTGCCCACCATGCTGGTGCTGACGCCGCTCAGCATCCTGATCACCTGGAGGATGCGTCGATGACCACGGTCCTGATCCAGCTCGCCATCCTGTTCACGCAGTTGTCGCTGCTGGCCTTCGGTGGCGGCAATACCATTCTGCCGGAGATGCAGCGCCAGGTCGTCGACGTGCATCACTGGATGACGGCGGAAAACTTCACGGCGCTGTTCGCGCTGGCGCAGGCCGCGCCCGGCCCCAACCTGATGATCGTGCCCATGGTCGGCTGGCACATCGCGGGCTGGCAGGGCATGCTGGTCAGCAGCGTCGCCAAATTCGTGCCGTCCTCGCTGGTGACCATCCTGGTGATGCGCCTGTGGGACCGCTTCAAGGACAAGCCCTGGCGCGCGGTGGCGCAGACGGGGATTTTCCCCGTCACCGTGGGCTTGCTGGCGGCCAGCGCCGCCTTGATTACCGAAGCCTCCGTAGAGGGCTGGCTGCTGGGCGCCATCGTCGCCGCCGTCGCGGTGCTGGGGTGGCGCACCAGGCTGCACCCCCTGTGGCTGTTGCTGGGGGGCGCCCTGGTGGGATTGGCGGGAATGAACGTGCCGGGCGTGTCCTGAGCGCGGGGCCGTGCGCGGCGGCAATACCCAGGCGTATGAGCGGGCAGGGCCAGGTATCAGGTATCAGGTATCGCCGGCCGGTGCATCCGCCGCGAGCGATCCGCCGCCCGCCAGTCGCCGGATCAGGGCTTCGCTGGCCAGCGGGCCCGGTCGCATCGCATAGTCGGGCGCCCGCAGGGGTTTGCCGGTCTGCGGGTCGACCACGGCCGGTTCGACGATGCGGCCGGTGGCTTGTTCGGCGACGACCACGCGGGCGCCCTCCGGCGCGAAATGCCTGTTGCCCCACGCCAGCAGTGCCATCAGCACGGGTTGGAAATCGCGGCCTATCGCGGTGGGAACGTATTCGTATCGCGGCGGCCGTTCGCTATACAGGCGTTTTTCCAGCAGCCCCGATTGCACCAGCGAGGCCAGCCGGCGGGCCAGGATATTGGGCGCGATCTCCAGGCTTTTCTGGAACTGGTCGAAGCGCGTCAGGCCCTGCAGCGCGTCGCGCAGGATCAGGATGCTCCACCACTCGCCCACGCGTTCCAGGCCGCGGGCGACGGGGCATTCCATGGATCCGAAGTCTTTGCGCTGCATCCGCGAATTCTAGTGCCTGGCAAATGCCCGCCACAAGCGCGGCGGCCGCGATCCGCGGCGGCAGGGCTGCCTTGCGCGATGGCGTAAAATCCCGTGCGTGGCATGAAACCCTGGCGCATCGCCTGCCCGATGCGTGCTTCGCCTCCGGAAAACTCGATGTCTTCGCCGCTTACCCCTGCCCAACTCGCCGTCCTGCGGGAGCAGGGCTTCGTCGTCGCCCGCGCTTTCCTGCCCGCCGCGCGCCGCGATGCGCTGCGGGCGCTGGCCACCGCGCAACTGGAGCAGGCCGCCGCGCCGGTCGAATACGAGGCCGACCTGGCCTATCCCGGCGCCCCCGCGTCGCGCCAGGCCGAAGGCGGCGGTACGGTCCGGCGGCTGCTGGACGCCTATGCGCGCGACCCCCTGTTCGCCGCCTGGGCCACCGACCCGGCCGTCGCGGCCTCGCTGCAGCGCTATTTCGGCCAGCCGGCGGTGCTGTCGCGCGCCCATCACAACTGTGTCATGACCAAGCATCCGCGCTTCGGCAGCCTGACCGGCTGGCATCGCGACATCCGCTATTGGTCTTTCGACCGCGAAGACCTGGTGTCCACGTGGCTGGCCCTGGGCCCGGAGACCGCCCATAACGGCGGCTTGTGGCTGGTGCCCGGATCGCACGTCATGGATCTTCCCGCCGAACGCTTCGATGCCGCGCAATTTCTGCGCGAGGACCTGCCCGAGAATGCCGCGCTGATCGCCAGCGCGGTCACGCCGGAACTCGAACCCGGCGATGTTTTGTTTTTCCACTGCCGCACCTTGCACGCGGCGGGGCGCAACCAGAGCGACCAGGTCAAGTTTTCCGTAGTCCACACCTACCACGCCGCGGATACGCGCCCGATACCCGGCACACGTTCGGCGAGCAAGCCTGAAGCGGCCCTGCCTGAAGCGGCCCTGCCTTTAGGCTGAATGTAAGCCGCCGGCCATGCCCAGCCTGATACGCGGCGGCCGGGCAAGCGTTGAAACCTTCTCGGTAATGGTATGTCTGAACGGCATCACCTTACGAGTCCACAACCATGGTTTCAGATCGAGCAAAGCAGGGCGGTTCCCGCGGACAAGCGCATCCTTCCCCGGCGGAAGCGGGCCCCGGCCACAGTCTGGACAACGGCGGCAAGACCTCCCCGGCCCTGCTGGGCGCCATGTTTCCGGCGCACGGCCAGAAGGTTTCCGCATGGCGGCTGATCAAGCCTTACTGGGTTTCCGAGGACCGCCATAAGGCCCGGGGCCTGCTCGCGTTGGTGCTGGCGTTGAACCTGGCGATCGTCTACGTGAACCTGCGGGTCAATACCTGGTACGCCACGTTCTATGATGCACTGGACAAGCGCGATCTTCCCGCGTTCACACACTTGGTTTTGGTTTTTACCCTGCTGGCTTTCATCTTCATCGCGTTGAGCACCGCGCAGATCTATTTTCGCCAGATGCTGGAATTCCGCTGGCGCCAATGGCTGACGGACGTCTACCTGCGCCAGTGGCTGGTCAGCCGCTCGTATTACCGCATGGAACGCGACCACATCGTCGACAACCCGGACCAGCGCATCGCGGAGGACCTGCGCAGCATGGCGTCCAATACCCTGGCGCTCTCCATCGACCTGATCTCCACCATCGCGACGTTCTGCGTTTTCGTGTCGCTGCTGTGGATGCTGTCCGGCGCGCTGGGTTTCGCGGTGTTCGGCCATCCCGTGCAGATTCCGGGCTATATGGTCTGGGCGGCGGTGATCTACGGCATACTCGGTTCTTTCGCCGTGCACAAGATCGCGCGTCGCCTGGTGGACGTCGGCTATCGCCAGCAGAAGGTAGAGGCCGATTTCCGCGTGCTGCTGGTGCGCGTGCGCGAAAACGCCGAGCAGATCGCCTTTTACGATGGCGGTCCGGAGGAAGGCCGGCGCGCGCGCGCCGCGTTCGGCGCGGTCCGCAACAACTGGCGCGAGATCATGCGCTATACCAAGCGGCTGGTGTTCGCCAGTTCGATCTACGGGCAGGTCGCCATCATCTTTCCGCTGGTGGCGGCGGCGCCGCGCTACTTCGCCGGCGCCTTCACCCTGGGCGTGCTGATGCAGCTCAATAATGCCTTCGGACAGGTCAGCGGCGCCTGTTCCTGGTTCATCAACAGCTATGCCACGCTGGCGGATTGGCGCGCCACGATCAACCGCTTGCGCGAATTCAGCACCCGGATGGGCGAGGGCGACCACGATCGCCTGGCGCGCGAACAGCGCGACGAAGTAGCCGCGCGCGACCTGCAGGTCTTCCGTCCCGATGGCCAGCCGCTGGCGGTCCCGGCGGCCTTCCGCGTGCGGCCCGGCGAGCGCTGGCTGGTGCGAGGCCCCTCGGGCGCGGGCAAGAGCACCTTGTTGCGGACCCTGGCGGGCCTGTGGCCGCATGCGTCCGGCGCGTTGGCCATGCCGGCCGGCGAACGCGCGCATGGCCGCGTCGCCTTGTTCCTGCCCCAGTCGACGTATGTGCCGGACGGCACCTTGAAGCAGGCGGTCTGCTATCCGGAAGCCACGGACGCCTATAGCGACCAGGCCTGCGCGGAAGCGCTGCGCCTGTGCCGGCTGGAGTCCTATGCCGACCAGCTCTACGTGACCGATGCGTGGTCGCGCCGGCTGTCGCCCGGCGAGAAGCAGCGGCTGTCGTTCGCGCGGGCCCTGCTGCTGAAGCCGGACTTCCTTTTCATGGACGAATCGACGTCCTCGCTGGACGCCGATACCGAGCGTCACTTGTACGAAACCCTGTTGCAGCGCCTGCCCGACGCGGCGGTGATCAGCGTCGCGCACCGCGATACGCTGGCGCGCTTCCATACGCACGAGATGCGTGTCGGGCCGCAGGCCGGCGTCCAGCCCCTGGCGCTGGCGCCGGTCGGGACCTGAATGGAACAGGGTTTCGTCATCGGCCCCGCCGCGTTCTGGCGGGAGGTCTTCCCGGCCATGGTCCTGCTGCTGGCCACGGCCATCGGCGTGTCGCTGGGCTATTGGCAATTGCGTCGCGAGGTCATGCGGCGGCGCGCCGTCGAGGCCCAGCTGCAGGCGGCGCGCGACCTGGCCGATAGCGCCGCGCTGGCCAAGTCCACCTTCCTGGCCACGATGAGCCATGAGATCCGGACACCCTTGAGCGGCATCATCGGCATGCTGGACCTGCTGATGCGCGCGTCGATGGGCGCGGAGCAGCGGCAGATGCTGATGGCAGTGAATTCGTCCGCCAATTCGCTGTTGCAGATCCTGGACCAGGTGATGGACTTCTCCAAGATGGAGGCCAACCGCATGAGCCTGGAGTCCGTGCCGGTGGACCTGCGCGCCATGATCCAGAGCGTGGTCATGGTCATGGGCGAGCCCGCGCGGCGCCGCGGGGTGGACACCAACTATGAAATCGACGACGCGGTCAGCGACGCGCTGCTCGGCGACCCTTTGCGTATCCGCCAGATCCTGACGAATCTGATCAGCAACGCCGCCAAGTTCACCTCGCAGGGCGAGGTG is from Bordetella bronchialis and encodes:
- a CDS encoding winged helix-turn-helix transcriptional regulator; translated protein: MQRKDFGSMECPVARGLERVGEWWSILILRDALQGLTRFDQFQKSLEIAPNILARRLASLVQSGLLEKRLYSERPPRYEYVPTAIGRDFQPVLMALLAWGNRHFAPEGARVVVAEQATGRIVEPAVVDPQTGKPLRAPDYAMRPGPLASEALIRRLAGGGSLAADAPAGDT
- a CDS encoding phytanoyl-CoA dioxygenase family protein, producing the protein MSSPLTPAQLAVLREQGFVVARAFLPAARRDALRALATAQLEQAAAPVEYEADLAYPGAPASRQAEGGGTVRRLLDAYARDPLFAAWATDPAVAASLQRYFGQPAVLSRAHHNCVMTKHPRFGSLTGWHRDIRYWSFDREDLVSTWLALGPETAHNGGLWLVPGSHVMDLPAERFDAAQFLREDLPENAALIASAVTPELEPGDVLFFHCRTLHAAGRNQSDQVKFSVVHTYHAADTRPIPGTRSASKPEAALPEAALPLG
- a CDS encoding ABC transporter ATP-binding protein/permease codes for the protein MFPAHGQKVSAWRLIKPYWVSEDRHKARGLLALVLALNLAIVYVNLRVNTWYATFYDALDKRDLPAFTHLVLVFTLLAFIFIALSTAQIYFRQMLEFRWRQWLTDVYLRQWLVSRSYYRMERDHIVDNPDQRIAEDLRSMASNTLALSIDLISTIATFCVFVSLLWMLSGALGFAVFGHPVQIPGYMVWAAVIYGILGSFAVHKIARRLVDVGYRQQKVEADFRVLLVRVRENAEQIAFYDGGPEEGRRARAAFGAVRNNWREIMRYTKRLVFASSIYGQVAIIFPLVAAAPRYFAGAFTLGVLMQLNNAFGQVSGACSWFINSYATLADWRATINRLREFSTRMGEGDHDRLAREQRDEVAARDLQVFRPDGQPLAVPAAFRVRPGERWLVRGPSGAGKSTLLRTLAGLWPHASGALAMPAGERAHGRVALFLPQSTYVPDGTLKQAVCYPEATDAYSDQACAEALRLCRLESYADQLYVTDAWSRRLSPGEKQRLSFARALLLKPDFLFMDESTSSLDADTERHLYETLLQRLPDAAVISVAHRDTLARFHTHEMRVGPQAGVQPLALAPVGT
- a CDS encoding chromate transporter, producing the protein MKPAAHPAAPMIEQPLADPPTVWQLFIGFFWLGMTAFGGALPLARRMVVEKHRWISSEEFTTLLGLCQFLPGGNIINLSVALGMRFRGVPGAVGAMLGFVLVPTIVVMMLGVVYEHYQDDPHVRHLFAGLAAAAAGLLISLTFKIGAPLLKNRWGMAVAVLCFIAIAVLRVPLLPTMLVLTPLSILITWRMRR
- a CDS encoding chromate transporter encodes the protein MTTVLIQLAILFTQLSLLAFGGGNTILPEMQRQVVDVHHWMTAENFTALFALAQAAPGPNLMIVPMVGWHIAGWQGMLVSSVAKFVPSSLVTILVMRLWDRFKDKPWRAVAQTGIFPVTVGLLAASAALITEASVEGWLLGAIVAAVAVLGWRTRLHPLWLLLGGALVGLAGMNVPGVS